A portion of the Natronococcus sp. AD-5 genome contains these proteins:
- a CDS encoding DUF5788 family protein produces MQEYERKQLLERVEREGATVGADIPETITVQGEEIDLRTFVFEIKRRETVPPGERERVEQAKRNLRRERVERLEAIEEGEISREEGEELASGIIGIDRALNALENLGPTDLEREQQAKQAADTKRWMSFLKKALGQEDGAGARRGR; encoded by the coding sequence GTGCAAGAGTACGAGCGCAAGCAACTGCTCGAGCGCGTCGAGCGCGAGGGCGCGACCGTCGGCGCGGACATCCCGGAGACGATCACCGTCCAGGGGGAGGAGATCGACCTCCGGACGTTCGTCTTCGAGATCAAGCGCCGCGAGACGGTCCCGCCCGGCGAGCGCGAACGCGTCGAGCAGGCGAAACGGAATCTGCGACGCGAGCGCGTCGAGCGCCTCGAGGCCATCGAGGAGGGAGAGATCAGCCGCGAGGAGGGCGAGGAACTCGCCAGCGGCATCATCGGCATCGACCGGGCGCTGAACGCCCTCGAGAACCTCGGCCCGACGGATCTCGAGCGCGAACAGCAGGCCAAGCAGGCCGCCGACACCAAACGCTGGATGTCCTTCCTGAAGAAGGCGCTCGGGCAGGAGGACGGCGCCGGCGCGCGGAGGGGACGATGA
- a CDS encoding rhomboid family intramembrane serine protease, translating into MATCDVCGKKENMPYNCRHCGGTYCSEHRLPENHSCSGLQNWNDPSGVFDSGFDDSVQNGERSTASSLMDKLPVDTGAGGPLAYFRGNATYTFLALMWITFLFQWIAILIGGMSLHSTLFTLSTENPEYVWTWFTSIFAHSPIGIFHIVFNSIVIFFFGPLVERYVGSKKFAILFIVSGVLAGFGQIGISAAQGVPSSVLGASGAALAIMGVLTVLNPNLKVYLYFILPVPIWLLAVGTAVISVFFIGTGGGGTIAHGAHLVGLVIGLGYGEYIKRTKNIRTPNQFQLGGGPGGPGGPGGPGGRRRF; encoded by the coding sequence ATGGCCACGTGCGACGTGTGTGGGAAAAAAGAGAACATGCCCTACAATTGCCGGCATTGTGGGGGAACCTACTGTTCGGAGCACCGGCTGCCGGAGAATCACAGCTGTTCCGGGCTGCAAAACTGGAACGACCCGAGCGGGGTCTTCGACAGCGGGTTCGACGACAGCGTACAGAACGGCGAACGGTCGACGGCCTCGAGTCTGATGGATAAACTCCCCGTCGACACCGGAGCGGGCGGTCCGCTGGCGTACTTCCGCGGGAACGCGACGTACACGTTCCTCGCGCTGATGTGGATCACGTTCCTCTTCCAGTGGATCGCGATCCTGATCGGCGGAATGTCGCTGCACAGCACGCTGTTCACCCTCTCGACGGAGAACCCCGAGTACGTCTGGACGTGGTTCACCTCCATCTTCGCACACAGTCCGATCGGCATCTTCCACATCGTCTTCAACAGCATCGTGATCTTCTTCTTCGGGCCGCTGGTCGAGCGCTACGTCGGCTCGAAGAAATTCGCGATTCTGTTCATCGTTAGCGGCGTTCTCGCCGGATTCGGGCAGATCGGCATCTCGGCCGCACAGGGCGTCCCCTCGAGCGTTCTCGGAGCCAGCGGCGCCGCGCTGGCGATCATGGGCGTGCTCACGGTCCTGAACCCGAATCTCAAGGTCTATCTCTACTTCATTCTTCCCGTTCCGATCTGGCTGCTCGCGGTCGGGACGGCGGTGATCAGCGTTTTCTTCATCGGCACCGGCGGCGGCGGCACTATCGCCCACGGGGCCCACCTCGTCGGCCTCGTGATCGGTCTCGGCTACGGCGAGTACATTAAGCGGACCAAGAACATTCGGACGCCGAACCAGTTCCAGCTCGGCGGCGGTCCCGGCGGGCCGGGCGGCCCCGGCGGTCCGGGCGGCCGTCGTCGGTTCTGA
- a CDS encoding endonuclease V, with the protein MNASRPDLVPDASLERDDMEALQREIAAAAAFEDDFDFDPATLGDPLAAASSADEPPIVAGVDQSFLTDADGEQDRALSAVVVTQGGEVLERVHAVTPLQIPYIPGLLSFREGAPILDALEALSVEPDLLLFDGSGRIHFRQAGIATHMGVVLDVPSVGVAKSLLCGRPREETENLPAGTRVGIEANSRVDAPDCTLLGYAVQTRQYDSPNRYINPLYVSPGHRVGPETAADVALALTSSYKLPEPVRLADSYADEAKRGIGE; encoded by the coding sequence ATGAACGCGTCTCGTCCCGACCTCGTCCCCGACGCCTCGCTCGAGCGCGACGACATGGAAGCGCTCCAGCGCGAGATCGCCGCCGCCGCCGCCTTCGAAGACGACTTCGACTTCGATCCCGCGACGCTCGGCGACCCGCTCGCGGCGGCTTCGAGCGCCGACGAGCCGCCGATCGTCGCCGGCGTCGACCAGTCCTTTCTCACCGACGCCGACGGGGAGCAAGATCGCGCCCTGAGCGCCGTCGTCGTCACGCAGGGCGGCGAGGTGCTCGAGCGCGTCCACGCGGTGACGCCGCTCCAGATCCCCTACATCCCCGGCCTGCTCTCGTTCCGAGAAGGCGCGCCGATCCTCGACGCGCTCGAGGCGCTCTCCGTCGAGCCGGATCTCCTCCTCTTCGACGGCAGCGGTCGGATCCACTTCCGGCAGGCGGGCATCGCGACCCACATGGGCGTCGTCCTCGACGTCCCGAGCGTCGGCGTCGCCAAGAGCCTGCTCTGCGGCCGTCCGCGCGAGGAGACCGAGAACCTGCCGGCGGGGACTCGCGTCGGTATCGAGGCGAACTCGAGGGTCGACGCGCCCGACTGCACGCTGCTCGGCTACGCCGTCCAGACGCGGCAGTACGACTCGCCGAACCGGTACATCAACCCGCTGTACGTCAGCCCCGGCCACCGCGTCGGCCCGGAGACCGCCGCGGACGTCGCCCTGGCGCTCACCTCGTCGTACAAACTTCCCGAGCCCGTCCGGCTGGCCGACAGCTACGCCGACGAGGCGAAACGGGGGATCGGAGAGTAG
- a CDS encoding SDR family oxidoreductase, with translation MAIAEEADDEAGDDGTAADDVRRETETSTTADDRYTRKQCVLITGCSSGIGHATARSFLERDWQVIATARNVDDIADLEEAGCTALELDVTDPEQVADVVERTVEIGGAIDCLVNNAGYAQMGPLEDVSTVDLHRQFDVNVYGPHRLSRAALPHMRAQGAGRIINVSSVAGRVSFPGSGAYSGSKHALEAMSDSLRAEVDEFGIDVVLIEPGPVETEFTDRVDEELPEDQRTPAYEALYELYDEAQLIGGGQGGPFASTPAEVATAIVESAVRSEPPARYPVGPLGQVGVYARFLPDRLQDAVYGIVRKLV, from the coding sequence ATGGCCATCGCTGAGGAAGCCGACGATGAGGCGGGGGACGACGGAACCGCCGCAGACGACGTCCGGCGGGAAACGGAGACGAGCACGACCGCCGACGACCGCTACACGCGAAAGCAGTGCGTGCTGATCACCGGCTGCTCGTCGGGGATCGGACACGCGACCGCTCGATCCTTCCTCGAGCGGGACTGGCAGGTGATCGCGACCGCCCGGAACGTCGACGACATCGCCGACCTCGAGGAGGCGGGCTGTACGGCCCTCGAACTCGACGTCACCGACCCCGAGCAGGTCGCGGACGTCGTCGAGCGGACCGTCGAGATTGGCGGCGCGATCGACTGCCTCGTCAACAACGCCGGCTACGCCCAGATGGGGCCGCTGGAGGACGTCTCGACGGTCGACCTCCACCGCCAGTTCGACGTCAACGTCTACGGCCCGCACCGACTCTCTCGCGCCGCGCTGCCGCACATGCGCGCCCAGGGCGCCGGACGGATCATCAACGTCTCGAGCGTCGCCGGCCGGGTCTCGTTCCCGGGCTCGGGCGCCTACTCGGGATCGAAACACGCCCTCGAGGCGATGAGCGACTCGCTCCGCGCGGAGGTCGACGAGTTCGGCATCGACGTCGTGCTGATCGAACCCGGGCCGGTCGAGACGGAGTTCACGGACCGCGTCGACGAGGAACTCCCCGAAGATCAGCGCACGCCGGCCTACGAGGCGCTGTACGAACTCTACGACGAAGCGCAGCTGATCGGCGGCGGCCAGGGCGGTCCGTTCGCCTCCACCCCGGCGGAGGTCGCGACGGCGATCGTCGAGTCGGCCGTCCGGTCGGAGCCGCCAGCCCGGTACCCGGTCGGCCCGCTCGGCCAGGTCGGCGTGTACGCTCGGTTCCTCCCCGACCGGCTTCAGGACGCCGTCTACGGAATCGTTCGAAAGCTCGTCTGA
- a CDS encoding glycerate kinase type-2 family protein has product MFHQRSRHAKTPARETALAALDAGITAALPETVVDSTVALEGETLRVRDGEYDLERFDRIVVLGGGKATGGVAAALVDLLESRIDDGVVVTTAPDEEAIGPVTVREGDHPTPSRRNVDATRELLERADAAGERTLVLAAITGGASALCCAPADGLSLGALQETTNALLESGASIDEINAVRKHCSAIKGGQLAHRAAPATVVTLAISDVVGDDPSVIGSGPTVPDASAFDDAVAVLERYDLRDEVPATVAERLERGAAGEIEETPAEGDLAVANADWYALANGRTAVDAARDVARERGYEPLVLSSRLTGEAREVGRVHAAIGTEIAADGDPLEPPAVALSGGEVTVTVDGDGGDGSVGIGGPNQELALAAGLEFAASGTEAVLASVDTDGIDGPTDAAGAIVDGETIDPEDEETARRALAENDVYGALEDLDALLETGYTGTNVNDLRVLVVEGETPRS; this is encoded by the coding sequence ATGTTCCACCAACGCAGTCGACACGCGAAAACGCCAGCCCGCGAGACCGCCCTCGCCGCGCTCGATGCCGGCATCACCGCCGCCCTCCCGGAGACCGTCGTCGACTCGACGGTAGCGCTCGAGGGCGAGACGCTCCGCGTTCGGGACGGCGAGTACGACCTCGAGCGGTTCGATCGGATCGTCGTCCTCGGCGGCGGGAAGGCGACCGGCGGCGTCGCGGCGGCGCTCGTCGACCTGCTCGAGTCCCGGATCGACGACGGCGTCGTCGTCACGACCGCACCCGACGAGGAGGCGATCGGCCCGGTTACCGTCCGCGAGGGGGATCACCCGACGCCCTCGAGGCGAAACGTCGACGCGACGCGGGAACTCCTCGAGCGGGCCGACGCGGCCGGCGAGCGAACGCTCGTGCTCGCGGCGATCACCGGCGGCGCGAGCGCGTTGTGCTGTGCGCCCGCAGACGGGCTCTCGCTCGGTGCGCTCCAGGAGACGACCAACGCGCTGCTCGAGTCGGGCGCGTCGATCGACGAGATCAACGCCGTCCGGAAACACTGCTCGGCGATCAAGGGAGGTCAGCTCGCCCATCGAGCGGCCCCCGCGACCGTCGTCACGCTGGCGATCAGCGACGTCGTCGGCGACGATCCCTCGGTGATCGGGAGCGGGCCGACGGTGCCCGACGCGAGTGCGTTCGACGACGCCGTCGCCGTGCTCGAGCGCTACGATCTTCGGGACGAGGTCCCGGCGACCGTCGCGGAGCGCCTCGAGCGCGGGGCGGCGGGCGAGATCGAGGAGACGCCCGCCGAGGGCGACCTGGCCGTCGCTAACGCCGACTGGTACGCGCTCGCGAACGGACGGACCGCCGTCGACGCCGCGCGCGACGTCGCTCGAGAGCGCGGCTACGAGCCGCTCGTTCTCTCGAGTCGCCTCACCGGCGAAGCCCGAGAGGTCGGCCGCGTTCACGCCGCGATCGGAACGGAAATCGCGGCGGACGGCGATCCGCTCGAGCCGCCCGCGGTCGCGCTCTCCGGCGGAGAAGTAACCGTTACCGTCGACGGAGACGGTGGCGACGGCAGCGTCGGAATCGGCGGCCCGAACCAGGAACTCGCGCTCGCGGCCGGTCTCGAGTTCGCCGCGAGCGGGACCGAGGCCGTCCTCGCGAGCGTCGACACCGACGGGATCGACGGCCCGACGGACGCCGCGGGCGCGATCGTCGACGGCGAAACGATCGACCCGGAGGACGAGGAGACGGCGAGACGAGCACTCGCGGAGAACGACGTTTACGGCGCGCTCGAGGATCTCGATGCGCTGCTCGAGACGGGGTACACGGGGACGAACGTGAACGATCTCCGCGTGCTCGTCGTGGAGGGCGAGACGCCGCGGTCGTAA
- a CDS encoding winged helix-turn-helix transcriptional regulator: MPIDEPLPGQAEREILRTLAESGPITIPELADRLAAHPVTIERRCRELQRAGYVRRCTGGTFTVDRTRRNGRVAGD; this comes from the coding sequence ATGCCGATAGACGAACCGCTACCCGGCCAGGCGGAACGCGAGATCCTCCGGACGCTCGCGGAGTCCGGGCCGATCACGATCCCGGAACTGGCCGACCGCCTCGCCGCGCATCCGGTGACGATCGAACGGCGTTGCCGCGAGCTCCAGCGGGCCGGATACGTTCGCCGGTGCACGGGTGGAACGTTTACCGTCGATAGAACGCGTCGGAACGGTCGAGTGGCCGGCGACTAA
- a CDS encoding SLC13 family permease: MASNARKRYHSIIQRVWAYLWLLNEQTKAYLSLDGRAIAEDLETLSEEEKRVARAAFTDGGRQANDERKPAESANGGGGSGDDDQSPFDVGGSYELRQKIGFVLGPLLFAALYLSPTPAGLTPEGQAVAAVTAWVAVWWMSEAIPIPATSLLPIVLFPLTGALPVGETTPSYANPLIFLFMGGFFLAMAMQRWGLHRRIALRTIKAVGTEPSRLILGFMLATAFLSMWVSNSATVMMMVPIALAVIYQTADLVDETGLDIDTGEGNFSFGVALMLCIAYGASVGGVATLIGTPPNILFAGQAGELFGETIGFAEWMLYGVPISIVGLVTVYFYVTRVAISPQFDQLPIGADAIDTELERLGPMSTQERMVLVVFVGMAAAWIGASLVDQFELAPVPEDVDTVVAIGGALVLFTLPTRTEDGDHTFLLDWTSGVEIPWGVILLFGGGLAIAAGFGDTGLAAWIGEQLAMLEGVSMVLILLSVVGMTIFLTEVTSNTATTAMLMPILAGVAVGIQVHPYGLMIAGATAASFAFMLPVATPPNAIVFGSGYITLPQMARVGVGLNVIGIALITLVALLWLPMAWGIDLATLPADFVEAFDG, from the coding sequence ATGGCGTCTAACGCTCGCAAAAGATATCACTCGATTATCCAACGCGTCTGGGCGTATCTGTGGCTCCTCAACGAACAGACGAAAGCGTACCTCAGCCTCGACGGACGAGCGATCGCCGAGGACCTGGAGACGCTCTCCGAGGAGGAAAAACGCGTCGCTCGGGCGGCGTTCACCGACGGCGGTCGACAGGCGAACGACGAACGCAAACCCGCGGAATCCGCGAACGGCGGCGGGGGATCCGGTGACGACGACCAGTCGCCGTTCGACGTCGGCGGCAGTTACGAACTCCGGCAGAAGATCGGATTCGTCCTCGGTCCGCTCCTGTTCGCGGCGCTGTACCTGTCGCCGACGCCGGCGGGACTGACGCCGGAAGGACAGGCCGTCGCCGCCGTCACCGCGTGGGTCGCGGTCTGGTGGATGTCCGAGGCGATTCCGATCCCGGCGACGTCGCTGCTGCCGATCGTGCTGTTCCCGCTGACCGGCGCGCTCCCGGTCGGGGAGACGACGCCCTCCTACGCCAATCCGCTGATCTTCCTCTTCATGGGCGGGTTCTTCCTCGCGATGGCGATGCAGCGGTGGGGACTCCACCGGCGCATCGCCCTCCGAACGATCAAGGCCGTCGGAACCGAACCCTCGAGGCTCATCCTCGGGTTCATGCTCGCGACGGCGTTTCTCTCGATGTGGGTCTCGAACAGCGCGACCGTGATGATGATGGTCCCGATCGCGCTGGCGGTCATCTACCAGACCGCGGACCTGGTCGACGAGACGGGACTCGACATCGACACCGGCGAGGGGAACTTCTCGTTCGGCGTCGCGCTGATGCTCTGCATCGCCTACGGCGCGTCCGTCGGCGGCGTCGCGACCCTCATCGGCACTCCGCCGAACATCCTCTTCGCGGGCCAGGCGGGCGAACTGTTCGGCGAGACGATCGGGTTCGCCGAGTGGATGCTCTACGGCGTTCCGATCTCGATCGTCGGACTCGTGACCGTCTACTTCTACGTCACGCGCGTTGCGATCTCTCCCCAGTTCGATCAGCTGCCGATCGGCGCCGACGCGATCGACACCGAACTCGAGCGACTCGGTCCGATGAGCACCCAGGAGCGGATGGTGCTCGTCGTCTTCGTCGGGATGGCAGCCGCGTGGATCGGCGCCAGTCTGGTCGACCAGTTCGAACTCGCACCCGTCCCCGAAGACGTCGACACGGTCGTCGCCATCGGCGGCGCGCTGGTCCTGTTCACGCTGCCGACGAGGACCGAGGACGGCGACCACACGTTCCTGCTCGACTGGACCAGCGGCGTCGAGATTCCCTGGGGCGTCATCCTCCTGTTCGGCGGCGGCCTCGCGATCGCCGCCGGCTTCGGCGACACCGGCCTCGCGGCGTGGATCGGCGAACAGCTCGCGATGCTCGAGGGCGTCTCCATGGTCCTCATCCTGCTCTCGGTGGTCGGGATGACCATCTTCCTGACGGAGGTCACCTCGAACACGGCGACGACCGCGATGCTCATGCCGATCCTCGCCGGCGTCGCGGTGGGCATCCAGGTCCACCCCTACGGCCTGATGATCGCGGGCGCGACCGCCGCCTCGTTCGCGTTCATGCTTCCGGTCGCGACGCCGCCGAACGCGATCGTCTTCGGCAGCGGCTACATCACGCTGCCGCAGATGGCTCGCGTCGGCGTCGGGCTCAACGTCATCGGAATCGCGCTGATCACGCTCGTCGCGCTCCTCTGGCTCCCGATGGCCTGGGGGATCGACCTCGCGACGCTGCCGGCCGACTTCGTGGAAGCGTTCGACGGCTAG
- a CDS encoding MFS transporter, translating to MDRSYWRTVSLVTTWQVAASICYYTVFAATPFFRGEFGLSRFQVGFVVTALTLGYAVFLLPVGALVDRFGEYRTLSLGLVGLATGAALVAGAPSVALLLAAAFFLGSLYATAIPGTNKAVYDNVAAGRQNLAMGIKQVGVTAGSGISALLVTGLAGVLFWQAGFLIATIVGIVVAAVFALFYAGSHDGGTAAYPDFRALSHNRPYRRLVASGFFLGAALFTTTGYTVLFVAEEVGASIAFGGVVLATVQLFGSVGRVTTGWLSDALPGEPRVRIGAILIVQALAGAALFAVVAAVSTPVGAAVAFAALGFFVLGNTGVYYSCMATLVGADEMGGATAGGQLSLVAGSIVAPPAFGYLADGVGYRASWWLLGGGCVLAAGLLLFAVRAEPPTDEPAMRD from the coding sequence ATGGATCGGTCGTACTGGCGCACGGTCTCGCTCGTGACGACGTGGCAGGTCGCCGCGAGCATCTGCTACTACACCGTCTTCGCGGCGACGCCGTTCTTTCGCGGGGAGTTCGGCTTATCCCGGTTCCAGGTCGGGTTCGTCGTGACCGCGCTCACGCTCGGGTACGCGGTTTTCCTCCTGCCGGTCGGAGCGCTGGTCGATCGGTTCGGCGAGTACCGCACCCTCTCGCTCGGACTCGTCGGCCTCGCGACCGGCGCGGCCCTGGTGGCCGGCGCGCCGTCCGTCGCGCTCTTGCTCGCCGCCGCGTTCTTCCTCGGGTCGCTGTACGCCACGGCGATTCCCGGGACGAACAAGGCGGTCTACGACAACGTCGCCGCGGGCCGGCAGAACCTCGCGATGGGGATCAAACAGGTCGGCGTCACCGCCGGCAGCGGCATCAGCGCGCTGCTCGTGACGGGCCTCGCCGGCGTGCTCTTCTGGCAGGCCGGCTTTCTGATCGCCACCATCGTCGGAATCGTCGTCGCCGCAGTCTTCGCGCTCTTCTACGCCGGGAGTCACGACGGCGGAACGGCGGCGTATCCGGACTTCCGGGCGCTGTCGCACAATCGTCCGTACCGTCGCCTGGTCGCGTCGGGGTTCTTCCTCGGCGCGGCGCTGTTCACCACGACCGGCTACACCGTCCTCTTCGTCGCGGAGGAGGTGGGCGCGTCGATCGCCTTCGGCGGCGTCGTGCTCGCGACCGTACAACTGTTCGGCAGCGTCGGCCGGGTGACGACGGGCTGGTTGAGCGACGCGCTCCCCGGCGAGCCGCGGGTTCGGATCGGCGCGATCCTGATCGTCCAGGCGCTCGCGGGGGCCGCGCTGTTCGCCGTCGTCGCCGCCGTATCGACGCCGGTCGGGGCCGCCGTCGCCTTCGCCGCGCTTGGGTTTTTCGTCCTGGGGAACACCGGCGTCTACTACTCCTGCATGGCGACGCTGGTCGGCGCCGACGAGATGGGCGGTGCGACCGCCGGCGGACAGCTCTCGCTCGTCGCCGGATCGATCGTCGCGCCGCCCGCCTTCGGCTACCTCGCGGACGGCGTCGGCTACCGCGCCTCGTGGTGGCTCCTCGGCGGCGGCTGCGTCCTCGCCGCCGGCCTGCTCCTGTTCGCCGTTCGCGCGGAGCCGCCGACCGACGAGCCCGCGATGCGCGACTAA
- a CDS encoding universal stress protein, protein MYRILLPVDENEARGRAQVEAILEQPGADDVFVDVVHVHEGMSGPDAEWAAGGFSDEYAEQMDESVRNRAELPAAVEVVTERLESSDVEYEVHESVGEPAETILAAASERDSDAIVIGIQKRSPVGKVLFGSVAQAVVLDSDRPVTVVPPN, encoded by the coding sequence ATGTATCGAATCCTGCTCCCGGTCGACGAGAACGAAGCCCGCGGCCGCGCACAGGTCGAGGCGATCCTCGAGCAACCGGGCGCCGACGACGTCTTCGTCGACGTCGTCCACGTTCACGAGGGAATGTCGGGGCCCGACGCCGAGTGGGCAGCGGGCGGGTTCTCCGACGAGTACGCCGAGCAGATGGACGAGAGCGTCAGAAATCGCGCGGAGTTGCCGGCGGCCGTCGAGGTCGTCACGGAGCGCCTCGAGTCGAGCGACGTCGAGTACGAAGTGCACGAGTCGGTCGGCGAGCCCGCGGAGACGATCCTCGCCGCCGCGTCAGAGCGCGACAGCGACGCGATCGTTATCGGAATCCAGAAGCGATCGCCCGTCGGAAAGGTGCTCTTCGGGAGCGTCGCGCAGGCGGTGGTCCTCGACAGCGACCGGCCGGTGACGGTCGTCCCGCCGAACTGA
- a CDS encoding glycerophosphoryl diester phosphodiesterase membrane domain-containing protein, which produces MSETLRRKGVVGTLGDAIAWLRRNPVLIVIFFLHGLLELLGELLGSVGSLLGLLGFFVLLYIDGLVHVVGKREATGETVDLGRASSTVLGRFLSLIGIAIVYGLAVVVGFVFLILPGVYLAVRLSLAFPACVIDEQNTFESLSTSWSVAKGNLFKLLGISLASFLVVAGAGIVTVLFTGVSDEFYLAFLAVTAVLTAVVSPIVQFAYARVYLENRPDSDSASTAGDRRDDSWESTDGGSRSESEGVHW; this is translated from the coding sequence ATGAGCGAAACGCTTCGGCGAAAAGGCGTCGTCGGCACGCTCGGCGACGCGATCGCGTGGCTTCGACGGAATCCGGTGCTGATCGTCATTTTCTTCCTCCACGGGTTGCTCGAGCTACTCGGTGAGTTGCTGGGTTCGGTCGGCAGCCTCCTCGGTCTGCTCGGTTTTTTCGTTCTCCTCTATATCGACGGACTCGTCCACGTGGTCGGTAAGCGCGAGGCGACCGGTGAAACCGTCGACCTCGGTCGGGCATCGAGTACCGTCCTCGGACGGTTCCTCTCGCTGATCGGCATCGCGATCGTCTACGGACTAGCGGTCGTCGTCGGGTTCGTCTTCCTTATTCTCCCGGGGGTCTACCTCGCCGTTCGTCTCTCGCTCGCGTTCCCCGCGTGCGTAATCGACGAACAGAACACCTTCGAGAGCCTCAGCACGAGTTGGTCCGTCGCGAAAGGAAACCTGTTCAAACTGCTCGGCATCTCTCTGGCGTCGTTTCTCGTCGTCGCCGGAGCGGGTATCGTCACGGTGTTGTTTACCGGTGTCAGCGACGAGTTCTATCTCGCGTTTCTCGCGGTCACGGCGGTCCTGACCGCAGTTGTCAGTCCGATCGTTCAGTTCGCGTACGCCCGCGTCTACCTCGAGAACCGACCCGATTCGGACTCGGCCTCGACCGCCGGCGATCGACGCGACGACTCGTGGGAGTCGACGGACGGCGGATCGCGAAGTGAGTCCGAAGGCGTTCACTGGTAG
- a CDS encoding ArsA family ATPase has protein sequence MSGIDIEPVDEADEELAGIDDGGQTIEVTPTDSVTEEEERQTIEVDPSDEDIPGPDYVLYGGKGGVGKTTMAAATALDSARGGVPTLVVSTDPAHSLSDTFETDVPSEPDRIREDIPLYAAEIDPEAAVEEGQAAFAGQGGEMFGGLEGMFGEESPMDSLFGGPMPGSDEAAAMQLLLEYMDDDRFERVVVDTAPTGHTLRLLQLPEIMDTMMGRIVQFRQRIGGMIDGIKGMFGDQEVPDQEADLQDLEVLRERIERLRAALRDPARTDFRIVLVPEEMSVLESKRLRQQLREFDIPVGTVVVNRVMEPLSDVTDDVEGDFLQPNLDDCEFCQRRWDVQQSALAEAQELFRGTDVRRVPLFAEEVQGEGMLEVVAACLR, from the coding sequence ATGAGCGGAATCGACATCGAGCCGGTCGACGAAGCGGACGAGGAGCTCGCCGGAATCGACGACGGGGGCCAGACGATCGAGGTGACGCCGACCGACTCGGTGACCGAGGAAGAGGAGCGACAGACCATCGAAGTCGACCCCTCCGACGAGGACATCCCGGGACCCGACTACGTGCTCTACGGGGGGAAAGGCGGCGTCGGAAAGACGACGATGGCGGCCGCGACCGCGCTCGACAGCGCCCGCGGGGGCGTCCCGACGCTCGTCGTCTCGACTGACCCCGCCCACTCGCTCTCGGACACGTTCGAGACCGACGTCCCGTCGGAACCCGACAGGATTCGCGAGGACATCCCGCTGTACGCCGCGGAGATCGATCCCGAAGCCGCCGTCGAGGAGGGACAGGCCGCCTTCGCGGGCCAGGGCGGCGAGATGTTCGGCGGCCTCGAGGGGATGTTCGGCGAGGAGTCGCCGATGGACTCGCTGTTCGGCGGGCCGATGCCGGGCTCCGACGAGGCCGCCGCGATGCAGCTCCTGCTCGAGTACATGGACGACGACCGGTTCGAGCGCGTCGTCGTCGACACGGCGCCGACGGGCCACACCCTCCGGCTGCTCCAGCTGCCCGAGATCATGGACACGATGATGGGCCGGATCGTGCAGTTCCGCCAGCGGATCGGCGGCATGATCGACGGCATCAAGGGGATGTTCGGCGACCAGGAGGTCCCCGACCAGGAAGCCGACCTCCAGGATCTGGAGGTGCTTCGCGAGCGGATCGAGCGACTTCGGGCCGCGCTGCGCGATCCGGCCCGGACGGACTTCCGAATCGTCCTCGTGCCGGAGGAGATGAGCGTGCTCGAATCCAAGCGGCTGCGTCAGCAGCTCCGAGAGTTCGACATCCCCGTCGGCACCGTCGTCGTCAACCGCGTCATGGAACCCCTTTCGGACGTCACCGACGACGTCGAGGGCGACTTTTTGCAGCCGAACCTCGACGACTGCGAATTCTGCCAGCGCCGCTGGGACGTCCAGCAGTCGGCGCTCGCGGAAGCGCAGGAGCTGTTCCGGGGCACCGACGTCCGCCGGGTGCCGCTGTTCGCCGAGGAGGTGCAGGGAGAAGGAATGCTCGAGGTCGTCGCGGCCTGTCTGCGGTAG